The Streptomyces laurentii genome contains a region encoding:
- a CDS encoding integral membrane protein (Integral membrane protein TerC family; cl10468;~identified by MetaGeneAnnotator; putative;~integral membrane protein [Streptomyces lividans TK24]), with translation MILKTFGWSFAITALGLAAAVLYGGWEAFGVVAILCILEISLSFDNAVVNAGILKKMNAFWQKIFLTIGVLIAVFGMRLVFPVVIVAVSAKIGPIEAVNLALNDADRYQELVTDAHPSIAAFGGMFLLMIFLDFIFEERDIQWLRWIERPLAKLGKVDMLSVCIALIVLLVSSMTFAVHAHQHGGTHVDKAQTVLISGIAGLITYLVVGGLSSYFENKLEEDEEREHEAEEEAARSGKKVSTIALAGKAAFFMFLYLEVLDASFSFDGVIGAFAITNDIVLMALGLGVGAMYVRSLTVYLVRQGTLDDYVYLEHGAHYAIGALAVLLLVTIQYEIPEIITGSIGVLLIALSFWSSVRRNKALAAAEGGAGSPDDKTGVPSGV, from the coding sequence GTGATTCTGAAAACCTTCGGCTGGTCGTTCGCGATCACAGCGCTCGGCCTGGCGGCCGCCGTGCTGTACGGGGGGTGGGAGGCGTTCGGAGTCGTCGCGATCCTCTGCATCCTCGAGATCTCGCTCTCGTTCGACAACGCGGTGGTCAACGCCGGAATCCTGAAGAAGATGAATGCCTTCTGGCAGAAGATCTTCCTCACGATCGGCGTGCTCATCGCCGTCTTCGGCATGCGGCTCGTCTTCCCCGTCGTGATCGTCGCGGTCAGCGCCAAGATCGGCCCGATCGAGGCCGTGAACCTGGCGCTCAACGACGCCGACCGCTACCAGGAACTGGTCACCGACGCCCACCCGTCGATCGCCGCGTTCGGTGGCATGTTCCTGCTGATGATCTTCCTCGACTTCATCTTCGAGGAGCGTGACATCCAGTGGCTGCGCTGGATCGAGCGTCCGCTGGCCAAGCTCGGCAAGGTCGACATGCTGTCGGTCTGCATCGCGCTGATCGTCCTGCTCGTCTCCTCGATGACCTTCGCGGTCCACGCGCACCAGCACGGCGGCACCCACGTCGACAAGGCGCAGACGGTGCTCATCTCCGGCATCGCCGGCCTCATCACGTATCTCGTCGTCGGTGGCCTGTCCAGCTACTTCGAGAACAAGCTGGAGGAGGACGAGGAGCGCGAGCACGAGGCCGAGGAGGAGGCCGCGCGCAGCGGCAAGAAGGTCTCCACCATCGCCCTCGCGGGCAAGGCCGCGTTCTTCATGTTCCTCTACCTCGAGGTCCTCGACGCGTCGTTCTCCTTCGACGGTGTCATCGGCGCCTTCGCCATCACCAACGACATCGTCCTGATGGCGCTCGGCCTCGGCGTCGGTGCGATGTACGTCCGTTCGCTGACCGTCTACCTGGTCCGCCAGGGCACCCTCGACGACTACGTCTACCTGGAGCACGGCGCCCACTACGCCATCGGCGCCCTCGCCGTGCTGCTGCTGGTCACCATCCAGTACGAGATCCCCGAGATCATCACCGGCTCCATCGGCGTGCTGCTCATCGCCCTGTCCTTCTGGTCCTCCGTGCGCCGTAACAAGGCGCTCGCGGCGGCCGAGGGCGGCGCCGGCAGCCCCGATGACAAGACCGGGGTTCCGTCCGGGGTGTGA
- a CDS encoding terD-family protein (TerD-family protein [Streptomyces griseus subsp. griseus NBRC13350];~Uncharacterized proteins involved in stress response, homologs of TerZ and putative cAMP-binding protein CABP1 [Signal transduction mechanisms]; COG2310;~Uncharacterized proteins involved in stress response, similarto tellurium resistance terD; cd06974;~identified by MetaGeneAnnotator; putative;~putative metal binding site [ion binding]), translated as MGVTLAKGGNVSLSKAAPNLTQVLVGLGWDARSTTGAPFDLDASALLCRSGRVLADEYFVFYNNLTSPEGSVEHTGDNLTGEGDGDDESLIVDLSRVPAQCDKIVFPVSIHEADNRGQTFGQVSNAFIRVVNQADGQELARYDLSEDASSETAMIFGELYRYQDEWKFRAVGQGYASGLRGIALDFGVNVS; from the coding sequence ATGGGCGTCACACTCGCCAAGGGAGGCAATGTCTCCCTCTCCAAGGCCGCTCCCAACCTCACCCAGGTGCTCGTGGGCCTCGGCTGGGACGCGCGCTCCACCACCGGAGCCCCCTTCGACCTCGACGCCAGCGCTCTGCTGTGCCGTTCGGGAAGGGTCCTCGCGGACGAGTACTTCGTCTTTTACAACAACCTCACGAGCCCCGAGGGCTCCGTCGAGCACACCGGCGACAACCTGACCGGTGAGGGCGACGGCGACGACGAGTCGCTGATCGTGGACCTCAGCCGGGTGCCGGCCCAGTGCGACAAGATCGTCTTTCCGGTGTCGATCCACGAGGCCGACAACCGCGGTCAGACCTTCGGTCAGGTGTCCAACGCGTTCATCCGCGTCGTCAATCAGGCGGACGGGCAGGAACTCGCCCGCTACGACCTCTCCGAGGACGCCTCGTCCGAGACCGCGATGATCTTCGGCGAGCTCTACCGCTACCAGGACGAATGGAAGTTCCGGGCGGTGGGTCAGGGGTACGCCTCCGGACTTCGGGGGATCGCTCTAGACTTCGGGGTCAATGTTTCGTAA
- a CDS encoding tellurium resistance protein (Uncharacterized proteins involved in stress response, homologs of TerZ and putative cAMP-binding protein CABP1 [Signal transduction mechanisms]; COG2310;~Uncharacterized proteins involved in stress response, similarto tellurium resistance terD; cd06974;~identified by MetaGeneAnnotator; putative;~putative metal binding site [ion binding];~tellurium resistance protein [Streptomyces roseosporus NRRL15998]): MGVSLSKGGNVSLTKEAPGLTAVTVGLGWDVRTTTGTDFDLDASAILVSEAGKVRNDQDFVFFNNLKSADGSVEHTGDNLTGEGEGDDEQVKVDLAGVPADVAKIVFPVSIYDAENRQQSFGQVRNAFIRVVNQAGGAEIARYDLSEDASTETAMVFGELYRHGAEWKFRAVGQGYASGLRGIAQDFGVNV, encoded by the coding sequence GTGGGAGTCAGCCTCAGCAAGGGCGGCAACGTCTCGCTGACCAAGGAGGCCCCTGGCCTGACCGCCGTCACGGTCGGTCTGGGCTGGGACGTCCGCACCACCACCGGTACGGACTTCGACCTCGACGCCAGCGCCATCCTGGTGAGCGAGGCGGGCAAGGTCCGCAACGACCAGGACTTCGTCTTCTTCAACAACCTGAAGAGCGCCGACGGCTCGGTCGAGCACACCGGTGACAACCTCACCGGCGAGGGCGAGGGTGACGACGAGCAGGTCAAGGTCGACCTGGCCGGTGTCCCGGCCGACGTGGCCAAGATCGTCTTCCCGGTGTCGATCTACGACGCCGAGAACCGGCAGCAGTCCTTCGGCCAGGTCCGCAACGCGTTCATCCGCGTCGTGAACCAGGCCGGCGGCGCCGAGATCGCGCGGTACGACCTCTCCGAGGACGCCTCGACCGAGACCGCCATGGTCTTCGGCGAGCTGTACCGCCACGGCGCGGAGTGGAAGTTCCGCGCCGTCGGCCAGGGCTACGCCTCGGGCCTGCGCGGCATCGCGCAGGACTTCGGCGTCAACGTCTGA
- a CDS encoding alkyl hydroperoxide reductase (Alkyl hydroperoxide reductase/ Thiol specific antioxidant/ Mal allergen [Streptomyces sp. SirexAA- E];~PFAM: alkyl hydroperoxide reductase/ Thiol specific antioxidant/ Mal allergen; KEGG: sma:SAV_5802 thiol-specific antioxidant protein;~Peroxiredoxin (PRX) family, AhpE-like subfamily; composed of proteins similarto Mycobacterium tuberculosis AhpE. AhpE is described as a 1-cys PRX because of the absence of a resolving cysteine. The structure and sequence of AhpE, however, show greater...; cd03018;~Peroxiredoxin [Posttranslational modification, protein turnover, chaperones]; COG0450;~catalytic triad [active];~dimer interface [polypeptide binding];~identified by MetaGeneAnnotator; putative), with protein MAIEIGAEAPDFELKDNHGRTVRLSDFRGERNVVLFFYPFAFTSVCTGELRELRDHLDTFVNDDTQLLAVSNDSMHSLRVYGEQEGLEFPLLSDFWPHGVASRAYGVLDEDKGCAVRGTFVIDKAGTVRWSVVNALPDARDLDDYVKALATL; from the coding sequence ATGGCCATCGAGATCGGTGCCGAGGCTCCGGACTTCGAGCTGAAGGACAACCACGGTCGCACCGTGCGGCTCTCCGACTTCCGGGGCGAGCGCAACGTGGTGCTCTTCTTCTACCCCTTCGCCTTCACGAGTGTCTGCACGGGTGAGCTGCGCGAGCTGCGCGACCACCTGGACACCTTCGTCAACGACGACACCCAGCTGCTCGCCGTCTCCAACGACTCCATGCACAGCCTGCGCGTCTACGGGGAGCAGGAGGGCCTGGAGTTCCCGCTGCTCTCCGACTTCTGGCCGCACGGCGTCGCGTCCCGCGCCTACGGCGTCCTCGACGAGGACAAGGGCTGCGCGGTGCGCGGCACCTTCGTCATCGACAAGGCCGGCACGGTCCGCTGGTCGGTCGTCAACGCCCTGCCGGACGCCCGCGACCTCGACGATTACGTCAAGGCGCTCGCGACTCTCTGA
- a CDS encoding hypothetical protein (DUF3052 domain containing protein [Streptomyces fulvissimus DSM40593];~Protein of unknown function (DUF3052); pfam11253;~UniProt-pubmed:11572948; UniProt-pubmed:21463507; UniProt-pubmed:18375553; UniProt-pubmed:20581206; UniProt-pubmed:12000953; UniProt-pubmed:20064060; UniProt-pubmed:21551298;~identified by MetaGeneAnnotator; putative): MSATADHAEERTNPAARLGFEPGQVVQEIGYDDNDVDHDLREGIESIIGQDLVDEDYDDVADVVLLWFRDEDGDLTDGLVDSIGLLEDGGQIWLLTPKTGRDGYIEPSDINDAAQTAGLSQTKSISVAKDWVGTRLGTPKR, from the coding sequence GTGAGCGCGACCGCGGACCACGCGGAGGAGCGGACCAACCCGGCAGCGAGGCTGGGGTTCGAGCCCGGACAGGTGGTCCAGGAGATCGGCTACGACGACAACGACGTCGACCACGATCTCCGTGAAGGCATCGAGTCCATCATCGGCCAGGACCTCGTGGACGAGGACTACGACGACGTCGCCGACGTCGTGCTGCTGTGGTTCCGCGACGAGGACGGCGATCTCACCGACGGCCTGGTGGACTCCATCGGTCTTCTGGAGGATGGCGGCCAGATCTGGCTGCTGACGCCGAAGACGGGCCGCGACGGCTACATCGAGCCGAGCGACATCAACGATGCCGCGCAGACCGCTGGTCTCTCCCAGACCAAGAGCATCAGCGTCGCCAAGGACTGGGTCGGCACTCGACTCGGCACCCCGAAGCGCTGA
- a CDS encoding pyruvate dehydrogenase subunit E1 (TPP-binding site [chemical binding];~Thiamine pyrophosphate (TPP) family, E1 of E. coli PDC-like subfamily, TPP-binding module; composed of proteins similarto the E1 component of the Escherichia coli pyruvate dehydrogenase multienzyme complex (PDC). PDC catalyzes the oxidative...; cd02017;~dimer interface [polypeptide binding];~identified by MetaGeneAnnotator; putative;~pyruvate dehydrogenase subunit E1 [Mycobacterium smegmatis str. MC2155];~pyruvate dehydrogenase subunit E1; Reviewed; PRK09405), with the protein MASASDRNPIIIGGLPSQVPDFDPEETREWLDSLDAAVDERGRERARYLMLRLIERAREKRVAVPEMRSTDYVNTIATKDEPYFPGNEEIERKVLNATRWNAAVMVSRAQRPGIGVGGHIATFASSASLYDVGFNHFFRGKDEGDGGDQIFFQGHASPGIYARAFLLDRLTETQLDGFRQEKSRFPNGLSSYPHPRLMPDFWEFPTVSMGLGPLGAIYQARMNRYMEARGIADTSRSHVWAFLGDGEMDEPESLGQLTLAARENLDNLTFVVNCNLQRLDGPVRGNGKIIQELESVFRGAGWNVIKLIWDRSWDPLLAQDRDGTLVNRMNTTPDGQYQTYATETGAYIRDHFFGDDQRLRTMVENMTDDQILHLGRGGHDHRKIFAAFSAAKAHKGQPTVILAKTVKGWTLGPNFEGRNATHQMKKLTVDDLKGFRDRLHIPITDQQLEEGLPPYYHPGRNSEEIQYMHDRRKALGGYVPSRVVRAKPLELPDDKTYAAVKKGSGQQSIATTMAFVRLLKDLMRDKELGRRFVLIAPDEYRTFGMDSFFPSAKIYNPLGQQYEAVDRELLLSYKESPTGQMLHDGISEAGCTASLIAAGSAYATHGEPLIPVYVFYSMFGFQRTGDQFWQMADQLARGFVLGATAGRTTLTGEGLQHADGHSHLLASTNPACVAYDPAFGFEIAHIVQDGLRRMYGPDSEDVFYYLTVYNEPIQHPAEPADVDVEGILKGIHLYRRGEAGAIPAQIMASGVGVPWALEAQRILAEEWNVRADVWSATSWNELRREAVAVEEHNLLHPEEEQRVPYVTRKLQAAQGPFVAVSDWMRSVPDQIARWVPGTYNSLGADGFGFADTRGAARRFFHIDAQSIVLAVLTELAREGKVDRSALKQAIDRYQLLDASAADPGTAGGDA; encoded by the coding sequence GTGGCTTCCGCATCCGATCGCAACCCGATCATCATTGGCGGCCTTCCCAGCCAGGTTCCCGACTTCGACCCGGAAGAGACCCGGGAATGGCTCGACTCCCTGGACGCCGCCGTCGACGAGCGAGGCCGGGAGCGGGCCCGTTATCTCATGCTGCGGCTGATCGAGCGGGCCCGCGAGAAGCGCGTCGCCGTGCCGGAGATGCGCAGCACGGACTACGTCAACACCATCGCGACCAAGGACGAGCCGTACTTCCCCGGCAACGAGGAAATCGAGCGCAAGGTCCTCAACGCCACCCGCTGGAACGCCGCCGTCATGGTCTCGCGCGCCCAGCGCCCGGGCATCGGCGTCGGCGGCCACATCGCGACCTTCGCCTCCTCCGCGTCGCTCTACGACGTCGGTTTCAACCACTTCTTCCGCGGCAAGGACGAGGGCGACGGCGGCGACCAGATCTTCTTCCAGGGCCACGCCTCCCCCGGCATCTACGCCCGCGCCTTCCTCCTCGACCGGCTGACCGAGACCCAGCTCGACGGCTTCCGGCAGGAGAAGTCGCGGTTCCCGAACGGCCTGTCGTCGTACCCGCACCCGCGGCTGATGCCGGACTTCTGGGAGTTCCCGACCGTGTCGATGGGCCTCGGCCCGCTCGGCGCGATCTACCAGGCCCGGATGAACCGCTACATGGAGGCGCGCGGCATCGCCGACACCTCCCGCTCGCACGTGTGGGCGTTCCTCGGCGACGGCGAGATGGACGAGCCGGAGTCGCTCGGCCAGCTGACCCTCGCGGCCCGGGAGAACCTCGACAACCTCACCTTCGTCGTCAACTGCAACCTCCAGCGGCTCGACGGCCCGGTACGCGGCAACGGCAAGATCATCCAGGAGCTGGAGTCGGTCTTCCGCGGCGCCGGATGGAACGTCATCAAGCTCATCTGGGACCGCTCCTGGGACCCGCTGCTCGCCCAGGACCGCGACGGCACCCTCGTCAACCGGATGAACACCACCCCGGACGGCCAGTACCAGACGTACGCCACGGAGACCGGCGCGTACATCCGCGACCACTTCTTCGGCGACGACCAGCGGCTGCGGACCATGGTCGAGAACATGACCGACGACCAGATCCTGCACCTGGGGCGCGGCGGTCACGACCACCGGAAAATCTTCGCGGCGTTCTCGGCGGCCAAGGCGCACAAGGGCCAGCCGACGGTGATCCTCGCCAAGACCGTCAAGGGCTGGACGCTGGGCCCCAACTTCGAGGGCCGCAACGCCACCCACCAGATGAAGAAGCTCACGGTCGACGACCTCAAGGGCTTCCGCGACCGGCTGCACATCCCCATCACGGACCAGCAGTTGGAGGAGGGCCTGCCGCCGTACTACCACCCGGGCCGGAACTCCGAGGAGATCCAGTACATGCACGACCGCCGCAAGGCGCTCGGCGGGTACGTGCCCTCCCGCGTGGTCCGCGCCAAGCCGCTGGAACTGCCCGACGACAAGACGTACGCGGCGGTCAAGAAGGGCTCCGGGCAGCAGTCCATCGCCACCACGATGGCCTTCGTCCGGCTGCTCAAGGACCTGATGCGGGACAAGGAACTCGGCCGGCGCTTCGTGCTGATCGCGCCGGACGAGTACCGCACCTTCGGCATGGACTCGTTCTTCCCGAGCGCCAAGATCTACAACCCGCTCGGCCAGCAGTACGAGGCCGTGGACCGCGAACTGCTCCTGTCGTACAAGGAGTCCCCGACCGGCCAGATGCTGCACGACGGCATCTCGGAGGCGGGCTGCACCGCCTCGCTGATCGCGGCCGGCTCGGCGTACGCCACGCACGGCGAACCGCTCATCCCGGTCTACGTCTTCTACTCGATGTTCGGCTTCCAGCGCACCGGCGACCAGTTCTGGCAGATGGCCGACCAGCTGGCGCGCGGCTTCGTGCTCGGCGCGACCGCCGGCCGGACCACGCTGACCGGTGAGGGCCTGCAGCACGCCGACGGCCACTCCCATCTGCTCGCCTCGACCAACCCGGCCTGTGTCGCCTACGACCCGGCCTTCGGCTTCGAGATCGCGCACATCGTCCAGGACGGTCTGCGCCGCATGTACGGGCCGGACTCGGAGGACGTCTTCTACTACCTGACGGTCTACAACGAGCCGATCCAGCACCCGGCGGAGCCGGCGGACGTGGATGTCGAGGGCATCCTCAAGGGCATCCACCTCTACCGGCGCGGCGAGGCCGGGGCGATCCCCGCGCAGATCATGGCGTCGGGTGTCGGCGTGCCGTGGGCGCTGGAGGCGCAGCGGATCCTCGCCGAGGAGTGGAACGTCCGCGCCGACGTGTGGTCCGCGACCTCCTGGAACGAGCTGCGCCGCGAGGCCGTGGCCGTCGAGGAGCACAACCTGCTGCACCCGGAGGAGGAGCAGCGCGTCCCGTACGTGACGCGCAAGCTCCAGGCCGCGCAGGGGCCGTTCGTCGCGGTCTCCGACTGGATGCGTTCGGTGCCGGACCAGATCGCGCGCTGGGTGCCGGGCACCTACAACTCGCTGGGCGCGGACGGCTTCGGCTTCGCGGACACGCGAGGCGCGGCCCGCCGCTTCTTCCACATCGACGCCCAGTCGATCGTGCTCGCGGTGCTCACCGAACTGGCCCGCGAGGGCAAGGTCGACCGCTCGGCCCTGAAGCAGGCCATCGACCGGTACCAGCTGCTGGACGCGTCGGCGGCGGACCCGGGGACGGCGGGCGGCGACGCGTAA
- a CDS encoding potassium voltage-gated channel subfamily KQT (Ion channel; pfam07885;~Ion transport protein; pfam00520;~Potassium voltage-gated channel subfamily KQT; poss ible potassium channel, VIC family [Streptomyces venezuelae ATCC10712];~identified by MetaGeneAnnotator; putative): protein MTTYAGKDCWEERTQVPLLVLAVVFGVAYAVPIVTPGADAWVHRLCSYAEWTVWAAFALDYLVRLALAPARWAFVRGHPLDLLAVVLPMVQPLRLLRVVSTLLLVGRRARMAPQITLTTYVAGAVVGLMMFGSLAVLHVERNAPNGNIKTLGDAVWWSFTTMTTVGYGDHAPTTGLGRFLAVGLMLSGIALLGVVTANIATWFISRFERDDEVERRQTELLEDLTLEVRALRAEVARLSAPAEDTPGGPAAPAIPDVTDATETAGLTDPTGPPPGAPGAEGGAGAPAVPSVISPRS from the coding sequence ATGACGACGTACGCGGGAAAGGACTGCTGGGAAGAGCGCACCCAGGTGCCGCTGCTGGTACTGGCCGTGGTCTTCGGCGTCGCCTACGCCGTGCCGATCGTGACGCCGGGCGCCGATGCGTGGGTGCACCGGCTGTGCTCCTACGCCGAGTGGACGGTGTGGGCGGCGTTCGCCCTCGACTACCTCGTACGGCTCGCGCTCGCCCCGGCCCGGTGGGCCTTCGTGCGCGGCCATCCGCTGGACCTGCTCGCGGTGGTCCTCCCGATGGTGCAGCCGCTGCGACTGCTCCGGGTCGTCTCCACTCTCCTCCTGGTGGGCCGGCGGGCCCGCATGGCCCCTCAGATCACCCTCACCACCTATGTGGCGGGCGCGGTGGTCGGACTGATGATGTTCGGCTCGCTGGCCGTGCTCCACGTGGAGCGGAACGCGCCGAACGGCAACATCAAGACGCTCGGCGACGCGGTCTGGTGGTCCTTCACCACGATGACCACCGTCGGCTACGGTGACCACGCCCCGACGACCGGTCTCGGGCGCTTCCTCGCGGTCGGGCTGATGCTGTCCGGGATCGCCCTGCTCGGTGTCGTGACGGCCAACATCGCCACCTGGTTCATCTCCCGCTTCGAGCGGGACGACGAGGTCGAACGCCGGCAGACCGAACTCCTCGAGGATCTGACCCTCGAGGTCCGCGCACTCCGGGCCGAGGTCGCGCGTCTCTCGGCCCCGGCGGAGGACACCCCCGGCGGCCCCGCCGCGCCCGCCATCCCCGATGTGACGGACGCGACGGAGACGGCCGGCCTGACGGACCCGACAGGACCGCCGCCCGGGGCCCCGGGCGCCGAGGGCGGCGCCGGCGCCCCGGCCGTACCCTCCGTCATCTCTCCCAGATCTTGA
- a CDS encoding proteinase inhibitor I36 SMPI (Proteinase inhibitor I36 SMPI [Streptomyces fulvissimus DSM40593];~UniProt-pubmed:17369815; UniProt-pubmed:20624727; UniProt-pubmed:20567260; UniProt-pubmed:21463507; UniProt-pubmed:18375553;~identified by MetaGeneAnnotator; putative) produces MYAHKKKTIQAAAGALAACCLLTIPSTGASAAPSAAPSAAAPAASSASASGAASGPAAGVRAGGVLGACGPGQLCLWPKADFKGRAQTYELSAVDIDSCTALPGGTSAQSLANRTGRPVTFYQSAECAETGEFETYPGKGVWAPQTPYQVRAFKIWER; encoded by the coding sequence ATGTATGCGCACAAGAAGAAGACGATCCAGGCCGCCGCCGGCGCACTGGCCGCGTGCTGTCTGCTCACGATCCCGTCGACCGGAGCCTCGGCCGCTCCCTCGGCGGCTCCCTCGGCGGCGGCGCCGGCCGCGAGTTCGGCCTCGGCCTCGGGTGCGGCCTCGGGCCCGGCGGCGGGAGTGCGGGCGGGCGGCGTGCTCGGTGCCTGCGGACCCGGCCAGCTCTGCCTCTGGCCCAAGGCGGACTTCAAGGGCCGCGCCCAGACGTACGAGCTGTCGGCGGTCGACATCGACAGCTGTACGGCCCTGCCGGGCGGCACGAGCGCCCAGTCCCTGGCCAACCGGACCGGCCGGCCGGTGACCTTCTACCAGTCGGCGGAGTGCGCCGAGACCGGCGAGTTTGAGACGTATCCGGGGAAGGGCGTCTGGGCGCCCCAGACGCCGTACCAGGTGCGGGCGTTCAAGATCTGGGAGAGATGA